One part of the Vitis riparia cultivar Riparia Gloire de Montpellier isolate 1030 chromosome 6, EGFV_Vit.rip_1.0, whole genome shotgun sequence genome encodes these proteins:
- the LOC117916998 gene encoding uncharacterized protein LOC117916998, whose translation MEAKHRKMKANFVVLQNQPFAAKHESIGTVTFTITIIVIVIVSIIVTVIDTITIFVSITVTVIVIVTVTITSLVTISVSVIVTVIAIVIVTVTIIISVIVTVTVTIIVIVIVTVTITVTITFTITVTIIVIVTFTIIVFVIIFITVTVIVTVTITITIAVTVTVIVTVIVTVTVTLIITVTFTIIITMTVTIIVVITVTVTVTITITVNLNVTATVTVIVIVTVTVIIIVTVSVTMIVTVAVTSIVSVTVTFTVTITITINFTLIVTVTVTITITVTVTITDPVTMIITLTVIIIITVTVTVTVTVTVSVTITITVTVTVIVTVTITITVIVIVTFTLIVTVTVIVTVIVTITVTVTVTVTVTVTIIVTITITVTVTVTVTVIVTITVTVIVTVTITVTVTIPITIFITDTITITVTVFVTFTIIVIVTVLLLLQSILP comes from the exons atggaagccaaacaccgcaagatgaaagccaacttcgtaGTGCTGCAGAATCaaccttttgctgcgaa gcatgaatcaattgGTACCGTTACTTTTACCATCACCATTATTGTTATCGTTATTGTTTCCATTATTGTTACTGTCATCGATACCATTACCATTTTCGTTTCCATTACTGTTACTGTCATAGTAATCGTAACTGTTACCATCACTAGTCTTGTGACCATTAGTGTCAGCGTGATTGTGACCGTTATTGCCATCGTCATCGTGACTGTTACCATAATCATTAGTGTCATCGTCACTGTTACAGTCACCATAATCGTTATCGTCATTGTCACCGTTACTATTACCGTCACCATCACTTTTACAATCACCGTCACCATTATCGTCATTGTCACCTTTACCATCATCGTTTTCGTAATCATTTTCATCACCGTTACCGTCATCGTTACtgttaccattaccattacTATTGCCGTCACAGTTACAGTGATTGTTACTGTTATTGTTACTGTCACCGTCACTCTTATAATTACTGTTACTTTTACCATTATCATCACCATGACCGTTACCATAATCGTTGTCATAACCGTTACCGTCACCgtcaccattaccatcaccGTAAACCTTAATGTTACCGCCACTGTCACCGTCATTGTCATCGTTACTGTTACCGTCATCATCATCGTTACAGTTAGTGTTACCATGATTGTGACAGTGGCTGTTACTTCCATCGTTAGTGTCACTGTTACATTTACCGTTACAATTACTATTACCATCAATTTTACCTTGATcgttaccgttaccgttactattaccatcaccgttaccgttaccattaccgATCCTGTTACCATGATAATTACCCTGACCGTTATCATTATCATTACTGTCACCGTCACTGTAACTGTTACCGTCACCGTTTCTgtcaccattaccatcaccgttACTGTCACTGTTATcgtcaccgttaccattaccattaccGTTATTGTTATCGTCACCTTTACCTTGATCGTTACCGTGACAGTTATCGTCACTGTTATAGTCACCATCACCGTCACCGTCACTGTTACCGTTACTGTTACCGTCACCATAATCGTTACTATCACCATCACCGTCACTGTTACCGTTACCGTCACCGTAATcgttaccatcaccgttaccgtCATTGTTACCGTTACTATCACCGTCACTGTCACCATTCCTATCACCATTTTCATCACCGATACTATCACCATTACTGTCACTGTTTTTGTCACCTTTACTATCATCGTTATAGTCACTGTTTTGTTACTATTACAGTCAATTTTACCTTGA